A single genomic interval of Microbacterium sp. LWO14-1.2 harbors:
- a CDS encoding ABC transporter permease subunit, which yields MNRLAPSPVTRWVIGILVGAFFAIPLVSTFLYTLRQTDGSLGFERWAALFDPAKSAAIRPIWMGLGNSLVLAFVTVAIVLLLLAPTMILVNLRFGRLRPAFEFAVLLPISIPAIVLVVGLAPIYLQIGRSLGTGTWTLAFAYGITVLPFAYRSIQASIDAADLRTLAEAARSLGASWPTVVLKVLAPNLRQGLLAASLISIAVVLGEFTIASLLNRQVFQTAMVVVQKQDPYAPAIFTLLALAFVFVLLLLIGRVARGNRKALS from the coding sequence ATGAACCGCCTCGCCCCCTCCCCCGTGACGCGCTGGGTCATCGGCATCCTGGTGGGCGCGTTCTTCGCGATCCCGCTCGTCTCGACGTTCCTGTACACGCTGCGTCAGACCGACGGTTCCCTCGGCTTCGAGCGGTGGGCCGCGCTGTTCGACCCGGCGAAATCCGCGGCGATCCGTCCGATCTGGATGGGTTTGGGCAACTCGCTCGTGCTGGCGTTCGTGACCGTCGCGATCGTGCTGCTGCTCCTCGCGCCGACGATGATCCTCGTCAATCTGCGTTTCGGGCGTCTGCGGCCGGCGTTCGAGTTCGCGGTGCTGCTGCCGATCTCGATCCCCGCGATCGTGCTGGTCGTCGGCCTCGCCCCGATCTATCTGCAGATCGGTCGCTCCCTCGGCACCGGCACCTGGACGCTCGCGTTCGCCTACGGCATCACCGTGCTGCCGTTCGCGTACCGGTCGATCCAGGCGTCGATCGACGCCGCCGACCTGCGCACGCTCGCCGAAGCCGCCCGCTCCCTCGGTGCGAGCTGGCCGACCGTCGTGCTGAAGGTCCTCGCGCCGAACCTCCGTCAGGGTCTGCTCGCGGCATCCCTCATCTCGATCGCCGTCGTGCTCGGGGAGTTCACGATCGCCTCGCTGCTCAACCGCCAGGTGTTCCAGACCGCGATGGTGGTCGTGCAGAAGCAGGACCCGTATGCGCCGGCGATCTTCACCCTCCTGGCGCTGGCTTTCGTCTTCGTCCTGCTCCTCCTCATCGGCCGCGTCGCGCGCGGCAATCGAAAGGCCCTGTCATGA
- a CDS encoding amino acid ABC transporter ATP-binding protein: MTTDLIDVHAPAIDVRGLVKTFGDNEVLKGIDLTVTAGEVVCVIGPSGSGKSTLLRSVNLLEEPTDGKVFIEGIDITDPDVDIDRVRTRIGMVFQSFNLFPHLSVLDNLTIAQRRVKKRNKAESERIAHEMLGRVGLAEKAKAFPGHLSGGQQQRVAIARALCMNPDMMLFDEPTSALDPELVGEVLQVMRSLADEGMTMLVVTHEMGFAREVGSRLIFMDGGHIVEEGDPREVLANPQHSRTQDFLSRVL, translated from the coding sequence ATGACCACCGACCTGATCGACGTCCACGCCCCGGCGATCGACGTGCGGGGACTCGTCAAGACCTTCGGCGACAACGAGGTGCTCAAGGGCATCGACCTGACCGTGACCGCCGGCGAGGTCGTCTGCGTGATCGGCCCGTCGGGCTCGGGTAAGTCGACGCTGCTGCGTTCCGTGAACCTGCTCGAGGAGCCGACCGACGGCAAGGTCTTCATCGAGGGCATCGACATCACCGATCCCGACGTCGACATCGACCGGGTGCGCACGCGCATCGGGATGGTGTTCCAGAGCTTCAATCTGTTCCCGCACCTGAGCGTGCTGGATAACCTGACGATCGCCCAGCGTCGCGTGAAGAAGCGCAACAAGGCCGAGTCGGAGCGGATCGCGCACGAGATGCTCGGCCGGGTCGGGCTCGCGGAGAAGGCGAAGGCGTTCCCCGGACACCTGTCGGGCGGACAGCAGCAGCGCGTCGCGATCGCGCGTGCCCTGTGCATGAACCCCGACATGATGCTGTTCGACGAGCCGACCTCGGCGCTCGACCCCGAACTGGTGGGCGAAGTGCTGCAGGTCATGCGGTCGCTCGCCGACGAGGGCATGACGATGCTCGTCGTGACGCATGAGATGGGCTTCGCCCGGGAGGTGGGCTCGCGCCTCATCTTCATGGACGGCGGCCACATCGTCGAAGAGGGCGACCCGCGCGAGGTGCTGGCTAATCCCCAGCATTCGCGCACGCAGGACTTCCTCTCCCGCGTTCTTTGA
- a CDS encoding ABC transporter ATP-binding protein yields MTLPQTADNILLAEAGEGTRVQLQRIVKSYGSNTVLHGVDLDIAPGEFVSLLGPSGCGKTTLLRVLAGLEGLDSGAVLLDGGDVSRVPTNKRDIGMVFQSYSLFPHLRVVDNTAFGLRRRGIGKSEAATRALDALALVGLGDFADRFPHQLSGGQQQRVALARALVTEPKVLLLDEPLSALDAKVRVQLRDEIRRIQLRLGITTVFVTHDQEEALAVSDRIAVMNAGTIEQIGSPEELYTTPSTAGVAAFVGLSSVVSGVAEGDHVVVWGQRLPLQAPADGPVDVYLRPENVHFASEADAATDALVQESTFLGSMRRTLVRTESGELVRLQHAPGIHPAFGDRVRIAVAPEPVAVHPRG; encoded by the coding sequence ATGACCCTCCCTCAGACCGCCGACAACATCCTGCTCGCCGAAGCAGGCGAGGGCACCCGCGTGCAGCTGCAGCGCATCGTCAAGAGCTACGGCAGCAACACCGTGCTGCACGGGGTCGACCTCGACATCGCTCCGGGCGAGTTCGTCTCGCTGCTCGGTCCGTCGGGATGCGGCAAGACGACGCTGCTGCGGGTGCTCGCCGGACTCGAAGGGCTCGACAGCGGTGCCGTGCTCCTCGACGGCGGCGACGTGTCGCGCGTGCCGACGAACAAGCGCGATATCGGGATGGTCTTCCAGTCGTACTCGCTGTTCCCGCACCTGCGCGTCGTCGACAACACCGCGTTCGGTCTGCGGCGCCGCGGCATCGGCAAGAGCGAGGCCGCGACGCGAGCCCTCGATGCGCTCGCACTGGTGGGTCTCGGCGACTTCGCCGACCGATTCCCGCACCAGCTCTCGGGCGGCCAGCAGCAGCGCGTCGCGCTCGCCCGTGCGCTCGTCACCGAGCCCAAGGTCCTGCTGCTCGACGAGCCGCTGTCGGCGCTCGACGCGAAGGTGCGGGTGCAGTTGCGCGACGAGATCCGCCGCATCCAGCTGCGCCTCGGCATCACCACGGTCTTCGTGACGCACGACCAGGAGGAGGCCCTCGCCGTCTCCGACCGGATCGCCGTGATGAATGCGGGCACGATCGAGCAGATCGGGTCGCCCGAGGAGCTATACACGACGCCGTCGACGGCGGGCGTGGCCGCGTTCGTGGGTCTGTCGAGCGTCGTCTCGGGCGTCGCCGAGGGCGATCACGTCGTGGTGTGGGGACAGCGGCTTCCGCTGCAGGCGCCGGCGGACGGCCCGGTCGACGTCTACCTGCGCCCGGAGAACGTGCACTTCGCGTCGGAGGCGGATGCTGCGACCGATGCCCTCGTGCAGGAGAGCACGTTCCTCGGCAGCATGCGCCGCACGCTCGTGCGCACGGAGTCGGGCGAGCTCGTGCGGCTGCAGCACGCCCCCGGCATCCATCCGGCCTTCGGCGATCGCGTGCGCATCGCCGTGGCTCCCGAGCCGGTCGCGGTGCACCCGCGCGGCTGA
- a CDS encoding DUF5684 domain-containing protein, with protein sequence MDRNGISDLYASIFSGTTGLIALVFYILVVIGLWKVFTKAGYPGILAIIPIVNVVFLVKIAGMSGWFALLYLIPVVGFVFGIIVAIKLGERFGKGGLFSFFLLFVFPYIGYLILGFGESRYSKA encoded by the coding sequence ATGGACCGCAACGGCATCTCCGACCTGTACGCATCGATCTTCTCGGGAACCACGGGCCTCATCGCCCTCGTCTTCTACATCCTCGTCGTCATCGGCCTCTGGAAGGTGTTCACGAAGGCGGGGTACCCCGGCATCCTCGCGATCATCCCGATCGTGAACGTGGTCTTCCTCGTCAAGATCGCCGGGATGTCCGGATGGTTCGCGCTGCTCTATCTCATCCCCGTCGTCGGGTTCGTCTTCGGCATCATCGTCGCCATCAAGCTCGGCGAGCGGTTCGGCAAGGGCGGGCTGTTCTCGTTCTTCCTGCTCTTCGTCTTCCCGTACATCGGCTACCTGATCCTGGGCTTCGGCGAGTCGCGCTACAGCAAGGCCTGA
- a CDS encoding ABC transporter permease: MAPRSAPSAAWLGLVPFAAYVLLFLAVPTVLAIGSGFFTKDGEFTWTNVSALADPVVLTTFANSAWLSLLTAVVGAAVGALVCYALLGMDPEGVVRSTVDAAAGVLAQFGGVMLAFAFIATIGIQGVLKLFLQDTFGINIYENGTWLYELPGLILPYIYFQIPLMVITFMPALAALKPQWSEANLTLGGTRASFWLRIGIPVLAPSFLASLLLLFANAFSSYATAAALASQGSQIVPLQIRTALTSETVLGRENLAGALALGMILVVGVVMALYSLIQRRAARWQS; encoded by the coding sequence CTGGCCCCGCGCTCCGCGCCGTCCGCCGCCTGGCTCGGACTCGTCCCGTTCGCCGCGTACGTGCTGCTCTTCCTCGCCGTGCCCACCGTGCTCGCGATCGGCTCCGGCTTCTTCACGAAGGATGGCGAGTTCACCTGGACGAACGTCTCGGCACTCGCCGACCCCGTCGTCCTGACGACCTTCGCGAACTCCGCGTGGCTGTCTCTCCTCACCGCCGTGGTCGGCGCGGCCGTCGGCGCGCTCGTCTGCTACGCCCTGCTCGGCATGGATCCCGAAGGCGTCGTGCGCTCGACGGTGGATGCCGCGGCAGGCGTGCTCGCGCAGTTCGGCGGCGTGATGCTGGCGTTCGCGTTCATCGCGACGATCGGCATCCAGGGGGTGCTGAAGCTCTTCCTGCAGGACACGTTCGGCATCAACATCTACGAGAACGGCACCTGGCTGTACGAACTGCCCGGCCTGATCCTGCCGTACATCTACTTCCAGATCCCGCTCATGGTCATCACGTTCATGCCGGCGCTCGCGGCGCTGAAGCCGCAGTGGTCCGAGGCGAACCTCACCCTGGGCGGCACGCGAGCCAGCTTCTGGCTGCGCATCGGCATCCCGGTACTCGCTCCCTCGTTCCTCGCGAGCCTGCTGCTGCTGTTCGCGAACGCCTTCTCGTCGTACGCCACGGCGGCGGCGCTCGCCAGCCAGGGCTCGCAGATCGTGCCGCTGCAGATCCGCACGGCGCTCACGAGCGAAACCGTACTGGGTCGGGAGAACCTCGCCGGTGCCCTCGCGCTCGGCATGATCCTCGTCGTCGGAGTCGTGATGGCCCTGTACTCGCTCATCCAGCGTCGGGCAGCGAGGTGGCAGTCATGA
- a CDS encoding ABC transporter substrate-binding protein produces MSRITRRARIGAGLALVTTAALALTACSGAADAAGSGSGEGSVDAATATSVEDFGTFADLEEAAKAEGQLNVIALPRDWANYGEIIDLFMEKYPEITVNEASPDVSSAEEIQAAETNKGLDTAPDVFDLGLTVALQNTDHFAPYKVQTWDDIPEELKEPTGLFVGDYGGYMSIGYDSSKFPAPDSLDDLLGADYKGAVAINGDPTQAGAAFAAVGLATVQSDGTLDDYQPGIDFFSELQKAGNLLKVDVTTATIASGETPVVFDWDYLNATHVADNKDWKVVVFDGTGYAGYYNQAVNVDAPHPAAARLWQEFLYSDEVQNLWLGGGARPARMDAMTEAGTIDADLAAALPEVPDETVVPTEEQSTNAGTLLGEKWAAAVQ; encoded by the coding sequence ATGTCTCGCATCACCCGCCGCGCCCGCATCGGCGCCGGCCTCGCCCTGGTCACCACGGCCGCCCTCGCCCTGACCGCCTGCTCCGGTGCGGCAGATGCCGCGGGCTCCGGCTCCGGCGAGGGTTCCGTCGACGCCGCGACCGCCACGTCCGTCGAGGACTTCGGCACCTTCGCCGACCTCGAAGAGGCAGCGAAGGCCGAGGGACAGCTCAACGTCATCGCCCTCCCCCGCGACTGGGCGAACTACGGCGAGATCATCGACCTGTTCATGGAGAAGTACCCGGAGATCACGGTCAACGAGGCGTCACCCGATGTCTCCAGCGCCGAGGAGATCCAGGCAGCCGAGACCAACAAGGGGCTCGACACCGCTCCCGACGTGTTCGACCTCGGGCTGACCGTCGCCCTGCAGAACACCGACCACTTCGCCCCCTACAAGGTGCAGACGTGGGATGACATCCCCGAGGAGCTGAAGGAGCCCACCGGTCTCTTCGTCGGTGATTACGGCGGCTACATGTCGATCGGCTACGACTCGTCGAAGTTCCCCGCACCCGACTCGCTCGACGACCTGTTGGGCGCCGACTACAAGGGCGCAGTGGCGATCAACGGTGACCCGACGCAGGCGGGCGCGGCGTTCGCTGCCGTGGGCCTCGCGACCGTGCAGTCCGACGGCACGCTCGACGACTACCAGCCGGGCATCGACTTCTTCTCCGAACTGCAGAAGGCGGGCAACCTGCTCAAGGTCGACGTGACCACCGCGACGATCGCGAGCGGTGAGACCCCCGTCGTCTTCGACTGGGACTACCTGAACGCCACGCACGTCGCCGACAACAAGGACTGGAAGGTCGTCGTGTTCGACGGCACCGGCTACGCCGGCTACTACAACCAGGCCGTGAACGTCGACGCTCCGCACCCGGCCGCCGCTCGCCTGTGGCAGGAGTTCCTCTACAGCGACGAGGTGCAGAACCTGTGGCTCGGCGGCGGCGCCCGCCCGGCTCGCATGGATGCCATGACCGAGGCGGGCACGATCGACGCCGACCTCGCCGCCGCCCTCCCCGAGGTCCCGGACGAGACGGTCGTCCCGACCGAGGAGCAGTCGACGAACGCCGGAACCCTGCTCGGCGAGAAGTGGGCTGCGGCGGTCCAGTGA
- a CDS encoding TSUP family transporter: MDIGSVLGLEQLTWGTLILIVVAAFAAGWIDAVVGGGGLLQLPALLLIPGISPIQALATNKLASVFGTATSSVTYYRRAKPDIRTALPMAVIALAGSFGGAAVATVLPAAAFKPIIVVALLAVALFTAFRPQMGAATKLRFSGHRHHIMAGLAGLVIGFYDGLIGPGTGTFLVISLVALLGYDFLQASAKAKIVNLATNTGALLLFIPHGAVLWLLGGILAIANVAGSYLGSRMAISRGATFIRVVFLLVVVALIAKLGVDVWNENIVPAMASLR; the protein is encoded by the coding sequence ATGGACATCGGCAGTGTGCTCGGGCTGGAGCAGCTCACCTGGGGCACGCTGATCCTCATCGTCGTCGCGGCCTTCGCCGCCGGGTGGATCGATGCCGTCGTCGGAGGCGGGGGACTGCTGCAGCTCCCGGCGCTCCTGCTGATCCCGGGGATCTCGCCGATCCAGGCTCTTGCGACGAACAAGCTCGCCTCGGTGTTCGGCACCGCGACGAGCAGCGTGACGTACTACCGACGCGCGAAACCCGACATCCGCACGGCGCTGCCGATGGCGGTGATCGCGCTCGCCGGATCCTTCGGCGGCGCGGCCGTCGCCACTGTGCTGCCGGCAGCGGCGTTCAAGCCCATCATCGTCGTCGCGCTGCTCGCGGTCGCGCTGTTCACGGCGTTCCGCCCGCAGATGGGGGCGGCCACGAAGCTGCGGTTCTCCGGGCACAGGCACCACATCATGGCGGGGCTGGCGGGGCTCGTGATCGGGTTCTACGACGGGCTCATCGGCCCAGGGACGGGCACGTTCCTCGTGATCTCGCTCGTCGCGCTGCTCGGCTACGACTTCCTGCAGGCGAGCGCGAAGGCCAAGATCGTGAACCTCGCCACGAACACCGGAGCGCTGCTGCTGTTCATCCCGCACGGTGCCGTGCTGTGGCTGCTCGGCGGCATCCTCGCGATCGCGAACGTCGCGGGCAGCTATCTCGGATCGCGGATGGCGATCTCGCGCGGCGCGACGTTCATCCGCGTCGTGTTCCTGCTCGTGGTCGTCGCGCTCATCGCGAAGCTCGGCGTCGACGTATGGAACGAGAACATCGTCCCCGCGATGGCGTCGCTGCGCTGA
- a CDS encoding amino acid ABC transporter permease, giving the protein MALRRTTKQKLYRYIVYAVLIAIVIWAAVSTNWAKIGPLFFNPEVAAKMFPGIITTALVNTVWFTVVAFAGGLLLGIFLALLKLSSIGPFRWIATAWIELFRGLPAILTIFGVAFIVPIATGIRGQELGGPVVLGLIGLILVASAYMAETIRAGLQAVPKGQTEAARSLGMSPMKTTFWIVVPQGFRIIIPPLTNEFVLLLKDTSLLFIAGAFIWSKELTTFARDATTQNSNATPLIMAAILYLIVTIPLTRFTAYLERRMARQR; this is encoded by the coding sequence ATGGCGTTGAGGCGCACCACGAAGCAGAAGCTGTACCGATACATCGTCTACGCGGTGCTGATCGCGATCGTCATCTGGGCTGCGGTCTCGACCAACTGGGCGAAGATCGGTCCGCTCTTCTTCAACCCCGAGGTCGCGGCGAAGATGTTCCCCGGGATCATCACCACCGCCCTCGTGAACACCGTCTGGTTCACGGTGGTGGCCTTCGCCGGAGGGCTGCTGCTCGGCATCTTCCTCGCTCTGCTGAAGCTGTCGAGCATCGGCCCGTTCCGCTGGATCGCGACGGCCTGGATCGAGCTGTTCCGCGGGCTTCCTGCGATCCTCACGATCTTCGGCGTCGCTTTCATCGTGCCGATCGCTACAGGTATCCGAGGGCAGGAGCTCGGTGGTCCCGTGGTTCTCGGTCTCATCGGGTTGATCCTGGTCGCCTCCGCGTACATGGCGGAGACCATCCGCGCCGGCCTCCAGGCCGTGCCGAAGGGGCAGACCGAGGCGGCCCGCTCCCTGGGTATGTCGCCCATGAAGACGACCTTCTGGATCGTCGTGCCGCAGGGCTTCCGCATCATCATCCCGCCGCTGACCAACGAGTTCGTGCTGCTGCTCAAGGACACGTCGCTGCTCTTCATCGCGGGTGCGTTCATCTGGTCGAAGGAGCTGACGACCTTCGCGCGTGACGCGACGACCCAGAACTCGAACGCGACGCCGTTGATCATGGCGGCGATCCTGTACCTGATCGTGACGATCCCGCTCACGCGTTTCACCGCGTATCTCGAGCGGCGGATGGCGAGGCAGCGATGA
- the aspS gene encoding aspartate--tRNA ligase → MLRTHSAGSLRAEHIGQTVTLTGWVDRRRDHGGVAFIDLRDASGIAQVVIRDEEIAHPLRNEFVLKVTGEVSRRPDGNENPNLPTGEIEVIATDVVVLNESAPLPFQVSTALAETENVGEEARLKYRYLDLRRPAAASALRLRSDVYKAIRDVLHAEDFTEVETPTLTRSTPEGARDFVVPARLHPGSWYALPQSPQLFKQLLMVGGVEKYFQIARCYRDEDFRADRQPEFTQLDIEMSFVEQEDVIALMERLVVAMWKTIGVEVQTPLPRMTYAEAMSKYGSDKPDLRFGLELVEATEYFADTPFRVFQAEYVGAVRMPGGASQPRKQLDAWQDWAKQRGARGLAYVLFNEDGTLGGPAAKNLSEAEQAGLAEFVGAEPGDCVFFAAGATKESRALLGAARVEIGRRLGYLNPDEFAFTWVVDAPMFEPAADAVASGDVAVGAGAWTAVHHAFTGPKPEFEDTFDTDPGSALAYAYDIVCNGSELGGGSIRIHREDIQKRVFEVMGLSDELAKEQFGFLLDAFKFGAPPHGGIALGMDRVLQHLSKTESIREVIAFPKSGNGFDPLTAAPAPITAEQRAEAGVDFEPEDAEA, encoded by the coding sequence GTGCTTCGCACTCACTCCGCCGGCTCCCTGCGAGCCGAGCACATCGGCCAGACCGTCACCCTCACCGGGTGGGTGGATCGCCGTCGTGATCACGGAGGAGTCGCGTTCATCGATCTGCGGGACGCATCGGGCATCGCCCAGGTCGTTATCCGCGACGAGGAGATCGCGCACCCGCTGCGCAACGAGTTCGTGCTCAAGGTCACGGGCGAGGTGTCCCGCCGCCCCGACGGCAACGAGAACCCGAACCTCCCGACCGGTGAGATCGAGGTCATCGCCACCGACGTCGTGGTCCTCAACGAGTCCGCTCCCCTGCCGTTCCAGGTGTCGACGGCGCTCGCCGAGACCGAGAACGTCGGCGAGGAGGCCCGCCTCAAGTACCGCTATCTCGACCTGCGGCGCCCCGCCGCGGCATCCGCTCTGCGCCTGCGTTCCGACGTGTACAAGGCGATCCGCGACGTGCTGCACGCCGAGGACTTCACCGAGGTCGAGACCCCGACCCTCACGCGCTCGACGCCGGAGGGCGCCCGCGACTTCGTCGTGCCGGCGCGCCTGCACCCCGGCAGCTGGTACGCGCTGCCGCAGTCGCCGCAGCTGTTCAAGCAGCTGCTCATGGTCGGCGGCGTGGAGAAGTACTTCCAGATCGCCCGCTGCTACCGCGACGAGGACTTCCGCGCTGACCGTCAGCCGGAGTTCACGCAGCTCGACATCGAGATGAGCTTCGTCGAGCAGGAAGACGTCATCGCGCTCATGGAGCGCCTCGTCGTCGCGATGTGGAAGACGATCGGCGTCGAAGTGCAGACTCCGCTGCCGCGCATGACCTACGCCGAGGCGATGTCGAAGTACGGCTCCGACAAGCCCGACCTGCGCTTCGGTCTCGAGCTCGTCGAGGCGACCGAGTACTTCGCAGACACCCCGTTCCGCGTGTTCCAGGCCGAGTACGTCGGCGCGGTGCGCATGCCCGGCGGCGCGAGCCAGCCGCGCAAGCAGCTCGACGCCTGGCAGGACTGGGCCAAGCAGCGCGGCGCCCGCGGCCTCGCGTACGTGCTCTTCAACGAGGACGGCACGCTCGGCGGCCCCGCCGCGAAGAACCTGTCCGAGGCCGAGCAGGCGGGCCTCGCCGAGTTCGTCGGCGCCGAGCCGGGGGACTGCGTGTTCTTCGCCGCCGGCGCCACGAAGGAGAGCCGGGCGCTGCTCGGCGCCGCCCGCGTCGAGATCGGTCGCCGCCTCGGGTACCTGAATCCCGACGAGTTCGCGTTCACCTGGGTCGTCGACGCCCCGATGTTCGAGCCGGCGGCGGATGCCGTGGCCTCGGGCGACGTCGCGGTCGGCGCTGGCGCCTGGACCGCCGTGCACCACGCCTTCACGGGTCCGAAGCCGGAGTTCGAGGACACCTTCGACACCGACCCCGGCTCCGCCCTCGCCTATGCGTACGACATCGTGTGCAACGGCTCGGAGCTCGGCGGCGGGTCCATCCGCATCCACCGCGAAGACATCCAGAAGCGGGTCTTCGAGGTCATGGGCCTCAGCGACGAGCTGGCCAAGGAGCAGTTCGGCTTCCTGCTGGACGCCTTCAAGTTCGGCGCCCCGCCGCACGGCGGCATCGCCCTCGGCATGGACCGCGTGCTGCAGCACCTGTCGAAGACGGAGTCGATCCGCGAGGTCATCGCCTTCCCGAAGTCGGGCAACGGCTTCGACCCGCTCACCGCGGCTCCCGCGCCCATCACGGCCGAGCAGCGCGCCGAGGCGGGCGTGGACTTCGAGCCGGAGGATGCCGAGGCCTGA
- a CDS encoding histidine phosphatase family protein → MPASRLHLVRHGEVHNPARVLYGRLPDYHLSRAGRKMASAAAEYVAGLDRPMSGLFCSPLERTQESAEPFAERFDLVPEIDVRLIEPTNVFEGTQMKRSLLNPLNWWHLRQPSLPSWGEPYASIAERMTGLMAEAWNASDGGDLVMVSHQAPIWITHLRVAGLPLRHDPRTRRCALSSVTSFELVGDVWREVAYAEPAATGGAVDVGAV, encoded by the coding sequence GTGCCGGCCTCGCGACTGCACCTGGTCCGACACGGCGAGGTGCACAACCCCGCGCGGGTGCTGTACGGGCGACTGCCCGACTACCACCTGAGCCGCGCAGGGCGGAAGATGGCGAGCGCCGCCGCCGAGTACGTCGCCGGGCTCGACCGCCCCATGAGCGGACTGTTCTGCTCGCCGTTGGAGCGCACCCAGGAGTCGGCCGAGCCGTTCGCAGAGCGCTTCGACCTCGTGCCCGAGATCGACGTGCGGCTGATCGAGCCGACCAACGTCTTCGAGGGCACGCAGATGAAGCGGTCTCTGCTCAACCCGCTGAACTGGTGGCATCTGCGACAGCCGTCGCTGCCGAGCTGGGGCGAGCCGTACGCCTCGATCGCCGAGCGGATGACGGGACTCATGGCCGAGGCCTGGAACGCCTCCGACGGGGGAGACCTCGTGATGGTCTCGCACCAGGCGCCGATCTGGATCACCCATCTGCGCGTCGCGGGACTGCCGCTGCGGCACGACCCGCGCACCCGGCGCTGCGCGCTCTCGAGCGTCACGTCGTTCGAACTCGTCGGCGATGTGTGGCGCGAGGTCGCGTATGCCGAGCCCGCCGCGACGGGCGGCGCGGTCGACGTCGGCGCCGTCTGA
- a CDS encoding NAD(P)/FAD-dependent oxidoreductase — MYDAIVIGAGPAGLQAALTLGRMHRSTLLLDSGEYRNGTVQHMHNVIANDGTPPAEFRATARAQLAEYADVEIRDVAVQRVAGIAGDFVVSLPGGASASARTVILATGIADDLPPVEGLDALWGRGAFSCPFCDGHEHAGRPIAVLGAAARAEHLIGMLGRFVGVITAVPVDEPYTDEEVASLEARGARVSRTPVDSVGRAGDDVVVRTADAEHEVAGIFVASASMRQRAPFAAQLGLGMLESGAIGIDEFGRTSVPGIFAAGDIAHRASLPGPMAAVMMAATAGQLAAVGVIQDLMASEA, encoded by the coding sequence ATGTACGACGCGATCGTGATCGGCGCCGGCCCCGCCGGGCTCCAGGCCGCCCTGACCCTCGGCCGGATGCACCGGTCGACCCTGCTGCTCGACTCCGGCGAGTACCGCAACGGCACCGTGCAGCACATGCACAACGTCATCGCGAACGACGGCACCCCGCCCGCCGAGTTCCGCGCGACGGCCCGCGCGCAACTGGCGGAGTACGCGGACGTCGAGATCCGCGACGTGGCCGTGCAGCGCGTCGCCGGCATCGCGGGCGACTTCGTAGTGTCGCTGCCGGGCGGCGCCTCGGCATCCGCTCGCACCGTGATCCTCGCGACGGGCATCGCCGACGACCTGCCCCCGGTCGAGGGGTTGGACGCCCTCTGGGGGCGCGGGGCGTTCTCCTGCCCGTTCTGCGACGGCCACGAGCACGCGGGCAGGCCCATCGCGGTGCTCGGAGCCGCCGCGAGGGCCGAGCACCTCATCGGCATGCTCGGACGCTTCGTCGGCGTGATCACCGCTGTCCCCGTCGACGAGCCGTACACCGACGAAGAGGTCGCGTCGCTCGAAGCCCGCGGGGCGCGCGTGAGTCGCACGCCCGTGGACTCCGTGGGCCGCGCGGGCGATGACGTCGTCGTGCGCACCGCGGATGCCGAGCACGAGGTCGCGGGGATCTTCGTCGCCTCCGCTTCGATGCGTCAGCGCGCCCCGTTCGCCGCACAGCTCGGGCTCGGGATGCTGGAGTCCGGCGCGATCGGGATCGACGAGTTCGGACGCACTTCCGTGCCCGGGATCTTCGCCGCGGGTGACATCGCGCACCGCGCATCGCTGCCGGGTCCGATGGCCGCCGTCATGATGGCCGCGACCGCCGGGCAGCTCGCCGCGGTCGGCGTCATCCAGGACCTGATGGCGTCGGAAGCCTGA
- a CDS encoding helix-turn-helix transcriptional regulator, producing the protein MPKSPRHAPSELTDSWPDVTSPDTAGERARQLANNLRHVIDEERKVSNASVRSIADDAGIDEGTIRNILSGARWPDLRTITLLEEALNTSLWPARSDEGLTSEA; encoded by the coding sequence ATGCCTAAGTCCCCGCGCCACGCGCCCTCAGAGCTCACCGATTCCTGGCCGGATGTCACGTCTCCGGACACCGCCGGGGAAAGAGCCCGTCAACTAGCGAACAACCTCCGTCACGTCATCGACGAAGAGCGCAAGGTCAGCAACGCGAGCGTACGATCCATCGCCGACGATGCGGGCATCGACGAGGGGACGATCCGCAACATTCTGTCTGGGGCTCGCTGGCCCGACTTGCGGACGATCACTCTCCTTGAGGAGGCGTTGAACACCTCGCTGTGGCCTGCGCGCTCCGACGAGGGGCTGACCAGTGAAGCTTAG